The genomic region gatttttaagGAGATAGatcttataaaaaacaaaaatcctgttAAACAGTTAATTCCTGCTCTTTTCAGATCAGATGTTTGCTTTCCAATCTTTCAGgcatcaccaaaaaaaaaaatcaaaaaccaaaaaccaagacaaaaccaaaaaaccccacaaaatctgtattttatgaatttctgaaacaaaattaagaaaaatatctTCCCCTGCTCAAAAAAACATTGCTGCAATTTTTTAGGGTTAATACTGATCTGAAACAGGGGTGCATGAATGACAGCCAGAGAAGTGAAACAAGAGGTGTATGTATAATTTCACAACTAGGACTCATGCCCCATGGCACCTGCTACTTGGATGGAGAGGGCATACGGCCCTCCCCCTTATCTTCTATCTAAGGTCACTCTTCCAGCTCCTCAAGAACTGATTGAACATGCAATGCACTTGAGGTCAGAGTTCCAGCAAACAAAACCTTGACAGcatgtttaaaaaacagaagCAGTTCCCCCCTTCCTTGCTCATTAAGACCTGTCACAGCAGGGTCCCACTGTGCTCTCCAAGGAAAGCTGTGAAGACTGGCGCAGAAGTGGACCTGTAGTGGGATCTACCATCGAGGAGGTAGGGAAAAGCTTGTACCAGCCAATTGCTAAAGTTGTCAAATCCAGTTCTTCCAAGAGAACCCTGGCAACTCCCATGAAGTGTTTGCGCTCCATGCGTCCATAGTTCCCCCAGACTATCACCTTGGAAATGAGAGGGGGGACCACAGTTAGTTCTCAAGTAAAGAGCACCAGGAGATTCATACTTTAGTTTTTGAAAAAGACAAAGATATTCACACtgagccagatccaaagcccactcaaGTAAATCCAAAGACTCCCCTGGACTTTCATGGGCTATGGATCAGACATCCACTTTTTACATCGTGGAAAATACAGTCCTAAATCTCCACACCTTGCCACACcccattcaaaataaaataagagaCTTTAGAAAAAGTGTTGGGCTTGTGCTACAAAATCAGCGACTGCATCTATTAGGCCCCAAGTTTATGGTTTTATATGGTTTTGCAAAGCTTAATATTGTAAGATTTGTTTtctccccagaaaaaaaaaatctgagcactctcaagtgtgtgtgtattttgtctCGGGTTTAAATATTCTGCAGAATTTGTAACAAACCCTGCAACATTGGACAGGGACAtcaagtctctctgtgccttatctccccatctgtaaaatagggataccAGTACTTCCTGTCACCTACCCTTGTTtggttaggccctgatcctgccagctGATTGGCACAATCCCATTAACAAGAATCTCAgcaaaaaagaatttttaaaaaatattgaattcATTCTTAGAGCTGAATCTTTCAGCCAGAGCTCAATTAACTCCCCGCCTTAGTAACAGTGAGAAGAGACAGGAGGTCTGCAAATCAAGCGTGGATCTAGAGGAACAATCTGGCCCCAtatattctgtttttcttttagttttgcaTTAGCCTGAAGCTTGACACACGAACGAGACCAGATGCTCATTTCTCCTTCAAACTGCTTGAGTCATTTAAGCCTTTTTTAGGAATGGAAGAATCGGGGGGAAAGTCTAGTGATTTTAGATGCGTTTGGATCTGCtaaaataagggccagattctgatacactTACATTGAGCAGTACCAGGACTACTCCGACAGGATTCAGTGGAATGACTCCTGGAGTAAGGTACTATACAATGCAAGGAAGGGTTACAGATAAAGTAATAAGTGACAATTATAAAAAGACAAATATTCTAGGCACTTAAGCTCCCTCAGAAGTTTCTCCTGTGCAAGCATCCTGTACGTGGATCAGATGTTCATGCAAGTTTCATCACATTGTAATTCAGGGGGCAGTATACTTGTTTATAtcaatatttaagtattttaagtGATCTTTTGTGCAAGCATTACAGTGGAAATTGAATAGACTGAATGTCACAGAAGAGGCCTGCTGAGAGAGATGGCAGAAATGGGTCCACTGAACTGGAAAACCATGGTTAGACATTAGCTGTCAGAGGACTAAGTAGCAGCACCAAGAGCAAGCTCCATATTTGCTTTTGCATCCAGGCCTTGTGAAACATAACATATGGTGATGACCCATGGTTACTCACCCGGAGAACAGGCCAGAAGCTACGGATTAGCAAACTAGCTCTGCAATACAAGATGCATGCTTGGAGTTACATGGAGAGAAAGGAGAACAGACAGGGGGAAGAAAGTCTCCAAGACTACAAGGGAGACCTAATGAAAAAGGGCTGACAAGGACACAGGTGGCGGTGAAAGCAGAATCACACTTACGACGCAATGGATGGTACAACAGGTGCAGCAAGGGCCATCGCAgtgaaagaacaaacaaacaaactggaagCTTGTACACAATCAAAATGGTCCCATTTGGTTCAAGACAGAGGTGATCAGTGACCTCAGAGTGAGGCCTCGGTTCTGCAGAGGAGAGGATGAgcgtgatgatgatgatgactgaAGATGAATGGTGCCATCTGGCTAATCCCTAGCAGCTTCCAGCTTCCTCCCATAGTCTCTGTATTAGCAGAATATTGCAACTTTCTcagggcagagctgctgcctcacCTGTAAGGTATCAgtaatggggaggggagaagatacATGCCAAATTAAGTCAAATTATTATTCAGAGAGCTAGAATTCAGGGGAGCTagacactgaagtcagtggtttgGCTGGGATATAAATTAGCATAGAATTCAGCCCCTATTTTTATTCTCCTTGAATAAGCTACAATGAGACATTAAGCTGCCTTTTTTAAGTCGCATAATTCAAGTGGAGTGGGCTTGGGAATAGCAGAACCACCGAGTTCTGTCCAAGGATCCCACCCTGCTAGCTCAGCGTATGTCATTCCCTGAGTACTGCTCTCCTGCTAAGAGCCAGCTACCTGGGCTATTCCCCAGCTAAGTGAAACATCTCAGAGGGCATCATTCTGTTGCCTGTGTTTAGTTACTTTTTGTTGGCAAATAGTTTTCACTGCCCCACTCAGCACTGATGGTTGTAGCTGGGCACAAGGTTTCTAAATGACATGTGCCATGGGCTGTCCTGCACAGCCATCGATCATCAAGAATTACTGACTGGCGAGGTGACTGCTGACTAAGGCCAACATCCATCTTGTCAGACACATGGGGTGTGTGGAGTTTAAATCAGCATACAGAATGTTGGATACTTCCTGAATGTTTTCCACAAAAGCAGCTGGTTCTCTATGGCCATGAATCTCTTATGTGCATCTGGTGGGTgtgggttggttgttttttttaaaaacactaaaatTTCAGGAGGAGGTTGAGGACATGCAGACTACGATAATCATGATCCTGCACTGTGTTGGGTTATGCTGGACTCATCACTTCTCATGGCGACAGTGACATGGACACCCTCCCACCTTACACTGGCCAGGAGAAGGTACCCTTTCTTCTCAGATGAGGAGTTAGCCACTGTGATCCAGGGTAAGTTGTTGAAGCTCACTCTACTTGGGTGCAAACATGAGAGCCACAGAGCAGCTGTACCTTGTACAGCATGTGACAATGCATCTCCGAAGAACAAAAGCTGATAAAAGCATATCCCACAGATTTGCCTTATACTCCACTGGCTTCCTCTCCTTTCTGGATTGAGTTAAAATTCCTTATGATTTACAAAACTCTTCCTGGGCTTGGATCTAGCTACCTGAATGGCTGTCTGACCAGCATCCCTGAGCGATCAGGATGCTGCATGCCAGAGGAGCAATTTGGATGGGGAAGCTCAGGGTGCAATTCCGGAGCCCTTGGGGGCCGAGTGTTCTCTGCAGCAGGGTCCCAGCTGTGGACCTCCTTATTagagagaaaacaggctgagCAAAACCCAATCATATTCCTAGCAAACTGCAAGCCCCACGTTTTTGCTAACACATTTTCCCAGTAACACACATTGTACCCATGGGAGTTCGATGGCTGGGATGATGGGAaataagaacaacaaaaaaatgagaaaacaagggagaaagagaaaaggggcagagagagaataGGAAGCAGGGAAACCTAGCACTgtggggaggcagagagagaccacCTCCAGAGAGAGACCACCTCCCTTGTTCCGCGAcagacaaccggttctaaaagagcttctaaatttaactggccaaaagtggcgccttaggcaccgattccatgggtgctccagccctggagcacccaaggggaaaatttggtgggtgcagagcacgcagaggcagctccccgccccacccccggccccagctcacctccactccgcctcctcccctgaacgcgctgccccgctctgcttctttgccccccaggcttcccgtgaatcagctgttcgcgcgggaagcttgggtaggctgagaagcaggctgcggcttcccgctcagtgaggtggaggtgagctcaggcagggggggcgcgaggagggccacccgcaccacagcaggtaacccagggggtggggggcgacgcaggggaactgctcctcgccccagctcacctccgccaccctcagcctgaatgtgaagccaccgcctgcttctcagccctcccaggcttcccaccgaacagctgattcgcgggaatctgggggcgggggtggagaagcggggggggggggcggtgcgttcaggggcggaggcggagggGAGGTGAGGTGaagtgaggtgagctggggccaggtgcggggtggggagctgccggtgggtgctctgcacccaccaaattttccccgtgggtgttccagccccagagcacccaggaagttggcgcctaaggctccacttttgaggtgatcagtgggggagcagccgctccccctgctcccccctagctatgcttccccgcccctaggagccagagggacctgccggatgattcctgggagctgtcccaggtaagcacctctgggactccccaccttgccccccggcaggtgcctctggctcttggggggggggtgggcacccactacggtggcccacgagaccctcctgcccggttctgggggcagttaggggacaggggagaggggtggatggcagggatcctggggggagggcttcaaggaacacgggggggttggatgggacaggagtcccggggggtggggtgggcaatgaccccctcgtggggtgaagagggaacccgttgttaagattttggcagctcatcactggatacgGGTAGTGCTAAATAACTTTGCTTGGCACTTAGATACCAGGGTGATAAATACAATGGACAGGCAGATGAAATGAGAGGTCCAGAAGAAACCTGACCTAGGATGAGCCAGTTAAAAAGCAGATAGCTGCATATGCAATCTAATTGGCTGCAACATGAGTTCAGAGGAAGCTGCTACTGACTGATAGGGAGCTAATCAGGATGAATTAATCTGCATGAGGGATGTGATTGGTAACCAatgtttagggccctaccaaattcacagctgtgaaaaatgtgtcatggactgaaatctggccttttgtgtacttttaccctagactatacagatttcacgggggagaccagcgtttctcaaactggggtcctgCCCCAAAAGAGGGTGGTGGGCGAGGTGTCGCCAAGTTATTGTAgaggggtcgcagtattgccacccttacttctatgctgccttcagagctgggaggctggagagcggtggctgctggccaggtgcccagctctgaaggcagcaccccgccagcagccgcagcacagaagtaagggtggcaataatACTattccatgccacccttacttctctgctgctgccttcagagttggaacaggacccctacagttacaacaccaagacagttcagatttaaatatctgaaataatgaaatttatgatttttaaaatcctataacggtgaaattgaccaaagtggactgtgaatttggtagggccctaccgaTGTTCCACACTTCAGTAGAGATAAGCAGTAGAAACTTTAAGACTAATTACTCCAACATTGCCAGCCAATCAACAGCCaggattttttgtgtgtaatagaTTTGGATGTGAATTAACAGTACAAAACCTTTTCTACCCCCTAAAACTAAGGAGAAAGGTTGGAAGTGTCCATAATGGGGCAGTATATGTATCACAGCCAAAGAACAAAGGCAGATGCAGAGGAGACATTTGAGCAGGAGCTGGACCTAGAAGATCACTCTTAGTCTAGATAAACAATGAAAACAAGCTGCATTCCATGATTCTTTAGCTACTTTGTACCTGGCAATGGAGAAAAATGGGCATTTTATCAGTAGACCCACATGCCAATGTAACCCAACAGGGTTTCAAATAAGAACCCATCTGAATAGGAGGACAACATTTTTCCTCTATGTTTGTCAAATCCAGATTGAGTGCATTTGGTACAATAAGTTATTGATTCATAAATATTTCCCATTACTGTTAATTATTCTGATTCCTTAAACTCCGTATACTTTGGTGGAGGCTAAGTGCAGAGAGGGGAAGACATCTCACTTCTTCTCAGAGGTGCTCTTACCTGTAATACTTTGCCTTGTGGGCTCTCCGCAAACAGTAACACCTGGTTGTACAGGGGGTCTAATGATTTTCGAGCCACTTTTGTCTTCTTTTTTGCAATGCACACTCCATTTTCTAGTAGATATGCCTTGATGTAAGCAGCTGAAAGAAAAATGTATGGTCAAAAAAGGTAGAATCATAATGGTTCATGTTAGAAATGGCAGGATAAAACTTCTCAAATATGATTACAAAAGAGATGTTTTCAGCAAAGAATTTTCTATCCAACTGTATTTTCAAGCAAGCACAAACAGTATGTGCTCCCAGCTGGGCAAGGCATTCTCTGTTCCAGGCAGAGTCAATATTCTACCTGTCCTCAAGTGCTCCAggaggaaggggtgcagtgggctCTGAGTCACTTCAAACAGACTGAAACACGCTACCTGGAAGGGTTTTGGAGCCAGGTTTGGGGGTCAGTCCTCGTGCCTGAATGATATCCACTTCTAGCTGTCCATTTCGCTCCTGTAAACCAATTTCCACATCTCCTACATAACAAACCGGAAATGATTGAAGAGAATCAGATAGCAAGAAGGCTTTTACACAACAAGTCTGATTGTTAAACTGTTTCAAAAAATCCTCATGTCATGCACTGGCAACAACTGCAAGAAAAATGTTGGCCTAAAGTGCCTGTTTCCCTCCTCCATTACTTGATCACAGCGTTAGAGGGGGGTAACTCTGGGGCGATTCAAGCCCACATTTCCAAAAATGATCTCTTATGGTCTCCTAACCCCAGATGTGGAGACTCAGGCTAGTGCCATCTAGTCTCTAATCTCCCCAGAATTAGAGGCCTCTTTGGAAAATGCAGTTGTGATGCACCACAAGAAAATCCTTAGAGCGTTTGTGTGCTTCAGCGCATCGGAGAAATGTGAAGCTGCCCAAGATGCATTTAGAGGATGCCCATTTTGGCTTGACCTTGCCTTTCGTATTTGAAGTGTGTCGGAGGGACAGGTAATGCTGCCGCTTACATAGCATTAACTAGAACGGGATGACACAAATCAAGAAAATCTAACAGCCAAGCACATTTTATCAAACTGAGAACAGGGTCTGGGGCATGGGAAGAGAGGTGCTGGGCAGGTTAGTGGGTGGCTTGTGGGAGTGATACATACAGTATGCATTTTAAACTGATCTCTGCCTTTCTGTTCCTTACCCATGGAGGTGGTGGCCAAGGTCTGACGACCAACAAATTGTGCAGGACCCATGCTCCCCAGGAAGTCACTAAACTGCCCGGCAGATGCCAGATGGATTCCGCTGAAATTCAAGCTGCAAAATAAATTGATTTAGGCAAATCATTATTTCAGTACTTGAAAGCAACCTGCTGATTTAACAGTCTGATTTAATGTATGCTTGAAATGAATAGCTATATTACGCAGGCCTCTTCCTTTCAGAACTCATTGACTTCCATGCAGTCTAGTTACACGTGATGCATTTAAagtccccttcccccatccaatAGTTCTGGAGTAGTTAGCTGTGATTACAATATTTCTTTATCTATAAATTAATCAcctaggattaaaaaaaaaaaaatcaactctcCTGTCCCTGGTTCAGGTGCTTCCCATCACCCCTTCCCTGCAGGATTAAAGGTGAGCAATATCTGGGGTGGCCTGTAATTTATTGCCTGGTAGTGgttcctccttcccccttttcaaaaaacaaaacaaggacaaTAGCACTCTGGGGCATGGGGGGTTTCAAAGTGATTGAGCTCAGGTGAGGGATGCCAAACTGagacacctcccttccccccggaATATGCATCTTTCCTGACCCCCAGGAACCCCATCTAAGGGTGGGAGTAGTACATTTTGCAttctgtatcaaatgcttttgcAGCCTGGCAGCATCCAGCACGTTCCCGGAGTAGTTTTCATTCAGCAAAGGGTATGAAATGATCATGAAGACTAATCCTGCATCCCAGGATGAATATGCAGGATTTACAGAGTGTACCTTCAAAGGGGGGCAGGGTGAGAAAGGAAGATACAGCACTGcagccaaaataaaataaaaaatggagctGTTAGGGATGCAAGCGTGTGATATGCCATTTGCAAGGCACCTATGGCCTTGTCTGCTTTGGGGTTTTAGCCATTGGTGTAGCTACATGGGTGCAAACCTACAGTGTAGATGTGGGGCACAGCAGTGTAAGCTGTGCTGGTGCAAATCACAGTTTACACTGGTGCGCTGCATTTACACTAGGGGCTTGTGCCAGTGCAGCTACACAACTGCCTAAAAAGCCCTTGTAGACAAGGCTTGAATCGTGTCCCACAGGTTCCTAGTCTGTTTATACATATGATTGGCCCTGCTTTTGACCCATCTTTCCCACAGAAGCTGCTACACATGGATGCTAAGTGTAATTATGAGTCCTCTGTAGTCACATCCCCACAG from Natator depressus isolate rNatDep1 chromosome 13, rNatDep2.hap1, whole genome shotgun sequence harbors:
- the RIMS4 gene encoding regulating synaptic membrane exocytosis protein 4; protein product: MERSQSRLSLSASFEALAIYFPCMNSFDEEDADGDGRRLKGAIQRSTETGLAVEMPSRTVRQASHESIEDSMNSYGSEGNLNFSGIHLASAGQFSDFLGSMGPAQFVGRQTLATTSMGDVEIGLQERNGQLEVDIIQARGLTPKPGSKTLPAAYIKAYLLENGVCIAKKKTKVARKSLDPLYNQVLLFAESPQGKVLQVIVWGNYGRMERKHFMGVARVLLEELDLTTLAIGWYKLFPTSSMVDPTTGPLLRQSSQLSLESTVGPCCDRS